A genomic segment from Bacillus rossius redtenbacheri isolate Brsri chromosome 5, Brsri_v3, whole genome shotgun sequence encodes:
- the LOC134532350 gene encoding uncharacterized protein LOC134532350: protein MARKHKKVPGHRSYANFSKESLLAAIEDVKTKGLSYRQAGEKYGITGSTIYRAFKKKHPKSYGRPAVLTEDEERKLVHGILLASDWGFPFDKLDICLLVKSFLDNEGRTELRFKKNMPGRDWYLSFIGRHKKILSPRFCQNITRARAGVSREVLEKYFANLQISLHGVKPNMIVNYDETNMTDDPQRAKVVVRRGAKYPERVMDHSKVSVSVMFSGTASGIVLPPMIVYKSEHLYDTWMENGPKGTIYGCSKSGWFDGHLFQKWFCNIALPYFRSCDKGGGNSPKVLIGDNLASHLSMPVIEECRKHNIKFVLLPPNSTHICQPLDVAFFRPLKIKWRQTLAEFKAKYKGTIPKNLFPRYLNATLEKLENASQNLCSGFRATGLYPFNPQQVLNKLPAENEDSSANSTADGSWSEAFIEVLREARFGQSSAPRVRKRRVVNVNPGLSVNGSLEDTSIDQDPSSTSAPSTTASSTLASTSAPTTSAPTTSTPYAKARTWSKFSSESVDFEMTDVHQNAESEHETANFCLIKTGDFLLVKLMYDSRSNKAVQRFFVAKVLEKNESVVYCSFLRKSAKAEKVFLFPSVEDTFNVMKENIVKILREPRVVRGRHIFTEYFTEQIQ, encoded by the coding sequence ATGGCCAGAAAACACAAGAAAGTTCCAGGACATCGTAGTTATGCCAATTTTTCGAAGGAAAGCCTTTTAGCTGCAATAGAAGATGTAAAAACAAAAGGCCTTTCATACAGACAAGCTGGTGAAAAGTATGGAATCACTGGATCAACAATCTACAGGGCGTTCAAAAAGAAGCACCCCAAAAGTTATGGAAGACCTGCAGTGCTGACAGAAGATGAAGAACGTAAGCTGGTTCATGGGATTTTATTGGCGAGTGATTGGGGGTTTCCATTTGACAAGTTGGATATTTGTTTACTTGTTAAAAGCTTTTTAGATAATGAGGGGCGAACAGaacttagatttaaaaaaaatatgccagGTAGGGATTGGTATCTTTCTTTTATAGGAAGGCACAAGAAAATTCTGTCACCACGATTTTGTCAGAACATTACGAGAGCAAGGGCTGGTGTTAGCAGAGAAGTTCTAGAGAAATATTTTGCTAACTTACAGATCTCTTTGCATGGAGTAAAACCAAACATGATCGTCAATTACGACGAAACCAATATGACAGATGATCCGCAAAGAGCAAAGGTGGTGGTTAGACGGGGGGCAAAGTACCCAGAACGTGTTATGGATCACTCCAAAGTTAGCGTTTCTGTGATGTTCTCAGGAACAGCATCAGGCATTGTATTACCACCCATGATTGTTTACAAGTCTGAGCACCTGTATGATACATGGATGGAGAACGGACCAAAGGGTACAATATACGGGTGCTCCAAAAGTGGGTGGTTTGATGGTCACCTATTTCAAAAATGGTTTTGCAATATAGCATTGCCCTATTTCCGATCTTGCGATAAAGGAGGTGGAAATTCTCCAAAAGTCTTGATTGGGGACAATCTTGCTAGCCATCTGTCCATGCCAGTCATTGAAGAATGCAGGAAAcataacattaaatttgttttactgCCACCAAACAGCACACATATTTGTCAGCCTCTCGATGTAGCCTTTTTTCGTCCTCTGAAAATTAAGTGGCGACAAACTCTTGCAGAGTTCAAAGCAAAGTACAAGGGGACAataccaaaaaatttatttcccagATATTTGAATGCAACACTGGAAAAATTGGAAAATGCTTCGCAAAATTTATGCTCAGGGTTCAGAGCAACTGGCTTGTATCCGTTCAATCCGCAACAAGTTTTAAATAAACTTCCAGCTGAGAATGAAGATTCCTCTGCCAACTCAACAGCAGATGGCTCTTGGTCTGAAGCATTCATTGAGGTTCTGCGAGAAGCCCGATTTGGCCAGTCATCAGCCCCTCGAGTTCGCAAGAGAAGGGTTGTTAATGTTAATCCTGGTCTAAGTGTAAATGGAAGTTTAGAAGATACCAGCATTGACCAGGACCCTTCTTCAACTTCAGCTCCTTCAACTACAGCTTCTTCAACTTTAGCTTCAACTTCAGCTCCTACAACTTCAGCTCCTACAACTTCAACTCCATATGCAAAGGCTAGAACATGGTCCAAGTTTTCATCAGAATCTGTGGATTTTGAAATGACAGATGTGCATCAGAATGCAGAAAGTGAACATGAGACTGCGAACTTCTGTCTTATCAAAACCGGTGACTTTTTATTGGTGAAGTTAATGTATGATAGCAGATCAAATAAGGCAGTTCAAAGGTTCTTTGTTGCTAAAGTCTTGGAAAAGAATGAATCTGTTGTTTATTGTTCTTTTCTCCGTAAAAGTGCTAAGGCCGAAAAAGTATTTCTCTTCCCATCAGTGGAAGATACCTTTAATGTGATGAAAGAAAACATTGTGAAAATATTGAGAGAACCAAGAGTAGTACGAGGACGACATATTTTTACAGAGTATTTTACTGAACAAATTCAATGA